CAGCGACACCATGATCGCGAGCCACACGACGCCCGAGGCGGCGACGACCCAGGTGAGGCGGGTGCTGTACTTCACGTGCATGAAAAACAGCACGACCAGCGTGGCCTTGGTGACCGCGATCGTCAGGGCGACGATCGTGTTCATGAACTTCAGGTCGAG
This Acidobacteriota bacterium DNA region includes the following protein-coding sequences:
- a CDS encoding cytochrome C oxidase subunit IV family protein; its protein translation is LDLKFMNTIVALTIAVTKATLVVLFFMHVKYSTRLTWVVAASGVVWLAIMVSLTLSDYLSRGWVNAAQ